The Sulfurihydrogenibium sp. YO3AOP1 genome has a window encoding:
- a CDS encoding alpha/beta fold hydrolase yields the protein MEFSIVNNNEKAVLLLHGLTGTPLELRWVARDFSKENYDVYFPILPGHCSSLEEIKNIKWQDLYRFTKDYYLSLKAKYKHVFVGGLCVGGMLSLILAMDFPDIDAVASWSPAMDIDGWAIPWYRFLLPFVLHSPLKHLYYWKESDPYGIKNESMRRKIKQMMEREENFGAYDKIPATTILELNRMSKYIKQNINRLTAPLIIIHSKEDDLSSIKGAKFIYEKAPSKIKKFVELTNSYHIITMDNERDIVSKETISFFNSLLKEKS from the coding sequence TTGGAGTTTTCTATCGTAAACAATAACGAAAAAGCAGTACTGCTACTTCACGGCCTTACAGGAACGCCGTTAGAATTAAGATGGGTAGCAAGGGATTTTTCAAAAGAAAATTATGATGTATACTTTCCGATACTACCCGGTCATTGCTCTTCTTTAGAAGAAATTAAAAATATAAAATGGCAAGATTTGTACAGATTTACAAAAGATTATTATCTTTCATTAAAAGCCAAATATAAGCATGTTTTTGTTGGTGGATTGTGCGTTGGCGGTATGCTATCTTTAATTCTTGCTATGGATTTTCCGGATATTGACGCAGTAGCATCGTGGTCTCCAGCCATGGACATTGATGGCTGGGCGATACCATGGTACAGATTTTTACTGCCTTTTGTGTTGCATTCTCCTTTAAAGCATTTGTATTACTGGAAAGAGTCAGACCCTTATGGTATAAAAAACGAATCTATGAGAAGAAAAATAAAGCAGATGATGGAAAGAGAAGAAAATTTTGGAGCTTATGATAAAATACCTGCTACCACAATATTAGAACTAAACAGAATGTCAAAATATATCAAACAAAACATCAATCGCTTGACAGCACCTTTAATAATAATTCATTCCAAAGAAGACGACCTTTCTTCTATAAAAGGGGCAAAGTTTATATACGAAAAAGCACCAAGCAAGATAAAAAAATTTGTAGAGCTTACCAACAGCTATCACATAATAACAATGGATAACGAAAGGGATATTGTATCAAAGGAGACTATATCATTTTTTAACAGCCTCTTAAAAGAGAAAAGTTAA
- a CDS encoding aminotransferase class III-fold pyridoxal phosphate-dependent enzyme — protein sequence MKKEEILAVEQEVCSWGDTVHYLNPPKIFKACEGSYLYDEENKPYLDLQMWYSACNFGYKNERINNAIKDQMDRMGQLASQFLFEEKVILSKKLVDANQKRFGLKGRVHFNVGGSQAIEDSLKLVRNYKKKNLNFAFMGGYHGRTLGATAITSSYRYRERFGHFSDRALFIPFPYCFRCPYGKNLDSCDYYCVKEFEKLFESEYYSIYNPRTKDCEYAAFYVEPIQGTGGYVKAPPEYFKKLKKILDQANILLVDDEIQMGFYRTGKLWSIEHYGVKPDIIVFGKSLTNGMNPLSGLWAREELINPSIWPPGSTHSTFSSNPIGVRAGLEVMSIIEEKDYESTVAQKGQKFLEGLKELKKKYKNIGDVDGIGLALRIEICEADGFTPSKALTDKILQEGLKGDLEYKNKRFGLVLDVGGYYKNVFTLAPSLEITDEEIDMSISLLDQLFRRVF from the coding sequence ATGAAGAAAGAAGAAATCTTGGCAGTAGAGCAGGAAGTATGTTCATGGGGTGATACGGTACATTATCTAAATCCTCCAAAAATTTTTAAGGCTTGTGAAGGGTCTTATCTTTATGATGAAGAAAACAAACCATACCTTGACCTTCAAATGTGGTATAGTGCCTGTAATTTTGGGTACAAAAACGAGCGTATAAACAATGCCATAAAAGACCAGATGGATAGAATGGGACAGCTGGCGTCCCAGTTTTTATTTGAAGAAAAAGTCATTCTCTCTAAAAAATTGGTTGATGCTAATCAAAAAAGATTTGGATTAAAGGGAAGAGTTCATTTTAATGTTGGCGGTTCTCAGGCTATAGAGGACAGCTTAAAGCTTGTAAGAAATTATAAAAAGAAAAATCTAAACTTCGCTTTTATGGGCGGATATCACGGAAGAACTCTTGGAGCTACTGCAATTACATCAAGCTATAGATACAGAGAAAGATTTGGACATTTTAGCGATAGAGCGTTATTTATTCCATTTCCATACTGTTTTAGATGTCCTTATGGCAAAAACTTAGACAGTTGCGATTATTACTGTGTAAAAGAATTTGAAAAATTATTTGAATCGGAGTACTACTCTATTTATAATCCAAGAACAAAAGATTGTGAATATGCAGCCTTTTACGTAGAGCCTATACAAGGTACTGGTGGATACGTAAAAGCTCCACCGGAATACTTTAAAAAACTAAAAAAGATACTCGACCAAGCAAACATTTTATTAGTAGATGACGAAATTCAAATGGGATTTTACAGAACTGGCAAACTGTGGAGTATAGAGCATTACGGAGTTAAGCCCGATATCATAGTTTTTGGAAAATCTCTTACAAATGGAATGAATCCTTTATCCGGACTATGGGCAAGAGAAGAGCTTATCAATCCAAGTATATGGCCGCCGGGTTCTACTCATTCTACTTTCTCTTCAAATCCAATAGGTGTAAGAGCCGGCTTAGAAGTTATGAGCATCATAGAAGAAAAAGATTACGAAAGCACGGTAGCACAAAAAGGGCAGAAGTTTTTAGAGGGCTTGAAAGAATTAAAGAAAAAGTATAAAAACATTGGAGATGTTGATGGTATTGGATTGGCTCTTAGAATAGAAATATGTGAAGCTGACGGATTTACCCCATCAAAAGCACTTACTGACAAAATATTACAAGAAGGACTAAAAGGAGACCTTGAATATAAAAATAAACGTTTTGGCCTTGTGTTAGACGTTGGCGGTTATTATAAAAACGTATTTACACTTGCACCATCCTTAGAGATCACAGATGAAGAGATAGACATGTCTATATCTTTATTAGATCAACTATTTAGAAGGGTGTTTTAG
- a CDS encoding MtnX-like HAD-IB family phosphatase, which translates to MLTFFCDFDGTISKQDVIDTLLENYASRQWLEIEKLWNEGKITTRECLDAQMALITITEKELDDFLSKIEIDESFLMFVDFVKSNYNSKVYILSDGFKLFIEKILKPYGVLSNIDGIYANNVKLINNKFQTFYNHSKHDCQLGVCKCSLVQSLKNSKSIYIGDGRSDFCVSQTTDFVFAKGKLFDFLKENKFKHFTKFSTFKDVINKIPYIKEILYEERRNLGSRAGSMFMG; encoded by the coding sequence TTGCTTACATTTTTTTGTGATTTTGACGGGACGATATCAAAACAAGATGTAATAGATACATTATTAGAAAATTACGCATCAAGACAGTGGCTTGAAATAGAAAAGCTATGGAATGAAGGCAAAATAACAACAAGAGAATGTTTAGACGCCCAAATGGCTCTAATAACAATAACAGAAAAAGAATTAGACGATTTTTTATCAAAGATAGAAATTGACGAAAGTTTTTTGATGTTTGTAGATTTTGTAAAATCAAACTACAACTCAAAAGTTTATATACTCAGCGATGGATTTAAGCTTTTCATTGAAAAAATATTAAAGCCTTATGGTGTTCTATCAAATATAGATGGTATCTATGCAAACAATGTAAAGCTTATAAATAATAAATTTCAAACTTTCTATAACCATTCAAAACATGACTGTCAGCTTGGAGTTTGCAAGTGTTCATTGGTTCAGAGTTTAAAAAACAGTAAATCTATCTACATTGGGGATGGCAGGTCTGATTTTTGTGTAAGTCAAACAACAGATTTTGTTTTTGCAAAAGGAAAGCTTTTTGATTTTCTAAAAGAAAATAAGTTTAAACACTTTACAAAATTTTCTACCTTTAAAGACGTAATAAATAAAATACCTTACATAAAGGAGATATTATATGAAGAAAGAAGAAATCTTGGCAGTAGAGCAGGAAGTATGTTCATGGGGTGA
- a CDS encoding efflux RND transporter permease subunit → MISKDFFIFIIKRKFAIMLIFLLLAIIGYSTSNSITKDIFPNVYFPRVEVAIENGYTPTKQMLLEITKPAEESLKTVQGVEKIVSKTSIGSTEINLYFNWSTNPFTAYQLVLARVSELKNVLPPTAKVVVRQATPSMYPIGIYAIGSDAKSQTQLTDILYYKIKPLIISLPGVYDLEIKAPQWQEFHVVIDTDKLNSYNISLDYLKSVIYDQTKIDFLGITEMLNKQYVITLYQKPDDVYKLLDVKIPLSGGRYINLSEVATIINSKYPSRSISGFSHAKNAVVFNILRQPDADTTTVIQNVDSQIESINKSLEKEGIRIYKSYDSSAFIKESIKSVRDAIVLGSIIAVLILFIFLRKLKLSFATLLTLPVVFFTTIIGIKILGLDFNLFSLGGMAAAIGGLVDHLIIVIENIDRHLKMGKDKLNAIIDGSKEILPIMTAATLISTLVFLPLLFVPGVVGVFLKQLGLVLVLTYIVSQIAAIFLVPIMAYILLPSRFKSQEDFISRLEKRYETFLERLFKYDFVSVPLVLIIALIGFLLFRAIPTTFLPKWDEGNFVVDFTLPAGTPLEESYKTAMEMGKILNSIPEVKSWTLRIGTSLGHVAEQPNIGDFLVVLKENRTRSIFDIEDEVRKKIEAKFDNLEEFDLPQVVEDRLADILGEEAPISVILYGYDPDKLVKYGFKLRDLLREKPILTEVNLKTTFASGEIRIRLKPEAQSIYGLNLNDLYQQLYNAYWGNVVGNIVYGEKIINLRLISIDRQQFLNPENVKIYSPAVGRFIPLSQVAEVSYMTNVPEITHYNLSPVAVITVRFKGNDMSKAVKVVSQTIQEANLPSDITPVISGFYKQQQKSFKSLMLVILAALTLMGIFTMILFVDTKITVSVLLAVILTLTGVLTALFITGKPLDITGLIGMLIVLSIVINNNVLIFDFYKNSTEEKLEKRILYATASRFRPITMTMLSNAFAMLPIALTIGSGTQILQDLAISTIGGLIFAIFLNLLIIPMLFHFLSRIRISKT, encoded by the coding sequence ATGATTTCTAAGGATTTTTTTATATTTATCATCAAAAGAAAGTTTGCTATTATGCTCATTTTTCTTTTGCTTGCCATCATTGGCTACTCTACATCTAACTCTATAACGAAAGACATCTTTCCAAATGTCTATTTTCCAAGGGTTGAGGTTGCAATAGAAAATGGCTACACTCCTACAAAGCAGATGCTGCTTGAAATTACAAAACCTGCGGAGGAGTCTCTTAAAACCGTTCAAGGTGTAGAGAAAATAGTTTCAAAGACTTCTATCGGTTCAACAGAGATAAACCTCTACTTTAACTGGTCTACAAATCCATTCACCGCCTATCAGCTTGTTTTAGCAAGAGTAAGTGAGTTAAAAAACGTCTTACCGCCGACGGCAAAGGTTGTTGTAAGACAGGCTACGCCAAGCATGTATCCAATAGGCATTTATGCCATAGGTTCTGACGCTAAATCACAAACACAGCTGACAGACATACTCTATTACAAAATAAAACCTTTAATAATATCCTTGCCCGGCGTTTACGACCTTGAAATAAAAGCTCCACAATGGCAGGAGTTTCATGTAGTAATAGATACAGACAAGCTAAACAGCTACAACATCTCCTTGGATTATTTAAAATCTGTGATTTACGACCAAACCAAGATAGACTTCTTAGGCATAACTGAGATGTTAAACAAACAGTATGTAATAACTCTCTACCAAAAGCCTGACGATGTATATAAACTTTTAGATGTAAAAATACCACTTTCCGGTGGTAGATACATAAACCTATCTGAGGTAGCGACGATTATAAACTCTAAGTATCCGTCAAGGTCTATCTCAGGGTTTTCTCACGCCAAAAATGCGGTTGTCTTTAACATCCTAAGACAGCCGGACGCAGATACAACAACGGTTATACAAAACGTTGACAGTCAAATAGAGAGTATAAATAAATCCTTGGAAAAGGAAGGTATCAGGATATACAAATCATATGACTCTTCAGCATTCATAAAAGAATCAATAAAGAGCGTAAGAGATGCGATAGTTTTAGGAAGCATCATAGCGGTCTTGATTCTGTTTATCTTTTTGAGAAAGTTAAAGCTTTCCTTTGCTACCTTGCTAACCCTTCCGGTGGTATTTTTCACCACAATCATAGGCATTAAAATTTTGGGCTTAGACTTTAATCTGTTCTCTTTGGGCGGTATGGCTGCTGCAATAGGAGGCTTGGTAGACCATCTTATCATCGTCATAGAAAACATAGACAGACACCTAAAAATGGGCAAGGATAAGCTAAACGCCATAATAGACGGTTCAAAAGAGATCCTTCCTATCATGACCGCCGCAACTTTAATATCTACTTTAGTCTTCTTGCCTCTTCTCTTTGTACCCGGTGTTGTTGGAGTATTTTTAAAACAACTTGGTTTGGTATTAGTTTTGACCTATATCGTTTCACAAATTGCAGCCATATTTTTAGTCCCTATAATGGCCTACATACTACTACCAAGCAGATTTAAAAGTCAAGAAGACTTTATATCAAGATTAGAAAAACGTTATGAAACCTTTTTAGAAAGACTATTTAAGTATGATTTTGTATCCGTACCGCTTGTTTTAATTATTGCATTAATAGGATTTTTACTTTTTAGGGCAATTCCTACCACGTTTTTACCTAAATGGGATGAAGGAAACTTTGTAGTAGACTTTACACTACCAGCAGGAACTCCTTTGGAAGAGTCTTACAAAACCGCCATGGAAATGGGAAAGATTTTAAATTCGATTCCTGAGGTTAAAAGCTGGACTTTAAGAATAGGCACATCCTTAGGGCACGTAGCAGAACAGCCTAACATCGGCGACTTTTTGGTGGTATTAAAAGAAAACAGAACAAGAAGCATTTTTGATATAGAAGACGAGGTCAGAAAAAAGATAGAGGCGAAGTTTGACAACCTTGAAGAGTTTGACCTTCCACAGGTTGTAGAGGATAGATTGGCAGACATACTCGGAGAGGAAGCACCAATATCTGTAATACTCTACGGCTATGACCCTGACAAGCTTGTAAAATACGGATTTAAACTCAGAGACCTGCTAAGAGAAAAGCCTATCCTTACAGAGGTAAATTTAAAAACCACCTTTGCATCAGGAGAAATAAGAATAAGATTAAAACCGGAGGCACAGAGTATTTATGGCTTAAATCTAAACGACCTTTATCAACAACTTTACAACGCCTACTGGGGAAATGTGGTAGGAAACATAGTTTACGGCGAGAAAATTATAAATCTTAGATTGATATCCATAGACAGACAGCAATTTTTAAATCCAGAAAATGTTAAGATTTACTCTCCTGCAGTAGGAAGGTTTATACCATTGTCCCAAGTGGCAGAAGTGTCTTACATGACTAACGTTCCAGAAATCACACACTATAACCTATCTCCTGTTGCGGTTATAACTGTAAGATTTAAAGGTAACGATATGTCTAAGGCTGTAAAAGTAGTAAGTCAAACCATCCAAGAAGCAAACCTTCCATCAGACATAACCCCCGTCATATCAGGATTTTACAAACAACAGCAGAAGTCTTTTAAAAGTCTAATGCTTGTAATTTTAGCAGCATTAACACTTATGGGCATTTTTACCATGATTCTTTTTGTAGATACAAAAATTACTGTCTCTGTTTTACTTGCAGTAATTTTAACATTAACAGGAGTTTTAACAGCTCTTTTTATAACAGGAAAACCCCTTGATATAACCGGGCTTATCGGAATGCTAATAGTTTTAAGCATTGTTATAAACAATAACGTTTTAATTTTTGATTTTTACAAAAATTCAACAGAAGAAAAATTGGAAAAAAGAATCCTGTATGCAACTGCAAGCAGGTTTAGACCAATTACCATGACGATGTTATCAAACGCCTTTGCGATGCTACCGATTGCCTTAACCATAGGAAGTGGAACCCAGATACTCCAAGACCTTGCCATAAGCACGATAGGAGGCCTAATTTTTGCCATATTCTTAAACTTACTGATAATACCGATGCTCTTTCACTTTTTATCAAGAATTAGAATAAGTAAAACATAA
- a CDS encoding HlyD family efflux transporter periplasmic adaptor subunit, which produces MRLILLLTFISLSFKVAFGQDTYKVVPAKSQMEIQVSGQIESSKQCSITSKTEGYFYPFVSVGDRVKIGQVMGSFKNEFLDANLQSTIKKIQITQSEVENLTKKLENYEKLYSLGLASKNEILDLKNNISLKQSEIESLKAQLKTYNIQKNNFKLSSNCEGYIINMIPEGQYATIGTTVATVYNQNSNFLYLYFPVEFLNLIKSKKVLNAKLNDETISLKVKEIIPVSEGNLVKVKTFSEKALELPLNFRQSITLYVDGLSGFKIPKKALVLGKKGFFVYKIYNGKKFKEKVNIIKDEGDFIIASGNLKDGDEVEIR; this is translated from the coding sequence ATGAGACTTATATTACTTTTGACTTTTATATCTTTGAGTTTTAAAGTTGCCTTTGGTCAAGATACTTATAAAGTAGTTCCTGCTAAGTCGCAGATGGAAATTCAGGTCTCAGGACAAATAGAATCTAGCAAACAGTGTAGTATAACATCAAAAACTGAGGGATACTTTTATCCTTTTGTTTCAGTTGGTGATAGAGTGAAAATAGGACAGGTTATGGGCAGCTTTAAGAATGAGTTTTTAGATGCAAACTTACAGTCAACAATCAAAAAAATTCAGATTACCCAAAGCGAGGTAGAGAACTTAACAAAAAAACTTGAAAACTACGAAAAATTGTACAGCTTAGGCTTAGCATCAAAAAACGAAATTTTAGACCTTAAAAACAATATATCATTAAAACAGTCCGAGATTGAATCATTAAAGGCACAGCTTAAAACTTACAACATCCAGAAAAACAACTTTAAACTATCTTCAAATTGTGAAGGCTATATTATTAACATGATACCAGAAGGTCAGTATGCTACTATAGGGACAACCGTCGCAACAGTTTATAATCAAAATTCAAACTTTTTGTATCTGTATTTTCCGGTTGAGTTTTTAAATCTCATAAAGTCTAAAAAAGTCTTAAACGCAAAATTAAACGATGAGACAATCTCTTTGAAAGTAAAAGAAATCATTCCAGTTTCAGAAGGAAACCTTGTAAAAGTTAAAACGTTTTCAGAAAAAGCCTTAGAACTTCCTTTAAACTTTAGACAGAGTATAACACTATATGTTGATGGTTTATCAGGCTTTAAAATACCTAAGAAGGCTTTAGTTTTAGGGAAAAAAGGATTTTTTGTATATAAGATTTACAACGGTAAAAAGTTTAAAGAAAAAGTTAACATAATCAAAGATGAAGGAGATTTTATTATCGCATCCGGCAATCTTAAAGATGGGGATGAGGTAGAAATTAGATGA
- a CDS encoding TolC family protein: MKKLIFIMFALFYTVKADEVMDIFQAAKKNFLVDENLKNNKEYYQLSNKDLYATRFLKLTADLNFSHYNTQAISSYNVSSLKFGNEIDIFGKSKYDEEINKIEIEKSAVLSEKEKETLFKNILTAYANYSMYFELVKLQEERIKNIKENLSFIEKAVKDGKLPAIEYDNWQLKLLNEEENLLKYQKALETYLKILKITSGLDQIKPLQAYSLTKEELNQIYSQKEGYLKTSPDVKVIDLEKKLNDAHYKKEKNYWIPNLLLSYERQINKDPTGNGNQNIFTVGIMSNIFYGGLKYKLLSLSVRDRILNIQKYRESLNLNQNLESLYTSVFYDIDRLKAYKKQIQSSYDIYEKYLKAYKMGLSNFVVLDKYYYDYINATNNYIQTKYNAYMNFKLLEHLIKGDLYR, from the coding sequence ATGAAAAAATTAATCTTTATTATGTTTGCTTTATTTTATACGGTAAAAGCTGATGAAGTAATGGATATTTTCCAAGCTGCAAAGAAGAATTTTTTAGTAGATGAGAATCTCAAAAATAACAAAGAGTATTATCAACTTTCAAACAAAGACCTATACGCTACAAGATTTTTAAAATTAACCGCAGATTTAAACTTCTCTCATTACAACACTCAAGCAATATCTTCCTATAACGTTTCTTCTTTGAAATTTGGCAACGAAATAGATATTTTTGGAAAATCTAAGTACGATGAAGAGATAAACAAAATAGAGATTGAAAAGTCAGCAGTCTTGTCTGAAAAAGAAAAAGAAACTTTGTTTAAAAACATCCTTACAGCCTACGCTAATTACAGTATGTACTTTGAGCTTGTAAAACTTCAGGAGGAGAGAATAAAAAACATCAAAGAGAACTTAAGCTTTATAGAAAAAGCAGTAAAAGATGGAAAGCTTCCTGCCATAGAGTATGACAACTGGCAGCTGAAACTTCTAAATGAAGAAGAAAACCTTTTAAAGTATCAAAAAGCTTTGGAAACATACTTGAAAATCTTAAAGATAACTTCAGGTTTAGACCAGATTAAACCTTTGCAAGCTTACAGTTTAACAAAAGAAGAGTTAAATCAAATTTACAGTCAGAAAGAGGGTTATTTAAAAACCAGTCCAGACGTTAAAGTCATAGATTTAGAAAAAAAGTTAAACGATGCACATTACAAAAAAGAAAAAAATTATTGGATTCCAAATTTATTATTGTCTTATGAACGACAGATCAACAAAGACCCAACAGGAAACGGAAATCAGAATATATTTACAGTTGGGATTATGTCAAATATTTTCTATGGTGGCTTAAAGTATAAACTACTAAGTCTTTCAGTTAGAGATAGGATATTAAACATTCAAAAATACAGAGAGAGTTTAAATTTAAATCAAAATCTTGAGAGTCTTTATACATCTGTATTTTACGATATAGATAGACTTAAAGCTTACAAAAAGCAGATTCAATCATCTTACGATATATATGAAAAATACCTTAAAGCCTACAAAATGGGCTTGTCTAATTTCGTTGTTTTAGACAAATATTATTACGATTACATAAATGCAACCAACAACTACATTCAAACAAAGTATAACGCATACATGAATTTTAAACTTTTAGAGCATCTGATAAAAGGAGATTTATACAGATGA
- a CDS encoding HAMP domain-containing sensor histidine kinase: MINFRKGSGNYLKILEDNKYVELQPDKSVLNFPLENGLFFFEINGKECAGYGEKYGRYYILVYREISNQQAMLKKFSKNFFTGWLAILVVYTLIAYPLWYLSFRVVMRLAKKIEESSPAKLDILDENVFSEIKPIVKAYNQLVNQLNKYLDTQKFFFYHLSHELKTPLSIIRTSTDLALRKPRSQAEMREFLLSIKSAVERASQVVEKLLLLYRLETQNVDPKREIVELKTLILGILGDFKQLINNKNLSFEIFEDEFKVFGDYELIHSLFSNIIENAIKYSPQDGKIGIKKDGYCVIIEDEGIGISKEELIKIFEPFYRSEKAKLEEGSGLGLSISKVIAKILGWELTIHSELDRGTSVKICTKSH; the protein is encoded by the coding sequence ATGATAAACTTTAGAAAAGGTTCTGGCAACTATCTAAAAATCTTGGAAGATAACAAATATGTTGAATTACAACCTGATAAAAGCGTTCTTAATTTCCCATTGGAAAATGGACTTTTCTTTTTTGAAATCAACGGTAAAGAGTGCGCAGGCTATGGTGAAAAATACGGTAGATATTATATTTTGGTTTACAGAGAAATCAGCAATCAGCAAGCAATGTTAAAAAAGTTTTCTAAAAATTTTTTTACAGGTTGGCTTGCTATTTTGGTAGTATATACTCTAATTGCATATCCTTTATGGTATTTATCTTTTAGAGTTGTTATGAGGTTAGCCAAAAAAATAGAAGAGAGTAGCCCAGCCAAGCTTGACATCTTAGATGAAAATGTGTTTTCTGAGATAAAACCAATTGTAAAAGCCTACAATCAATTAGTAAATCAATTAAACAAGTATCTTGATACTCAAAAGTTTTTCTTTTATCACCTGTCCCACGAGCTTAAAACACCGTTGTCTATCATAAGAACTTCAACAGACTTAGCCTTACGAAAACCAAGAAGTCAAGCTGAGATGAGAGAGTTTCTGTTAAGCATTAAAAGCGCAGTTGAAAGAGCTTCTCAGGTAGTAGAAAAACTTTTATTGCTATACAGATTAGAAACTCAAAATGTAGATCCAAAGAGAGAAATTGTAGAGCTAAAAACTTTAATACTCGGCATATTAGGGGATTTTAAACAACTGATTAATAATAAAAATCTAAGTTTTGAGATTTTTGAAGATGAATTTAAGGTGTTTGGTGATTATGAGCTTATTCATTCACTTTTTAGCAACATTATAGAAAATGCAATAAAATATAGCCCGCAAGACGGAAAAATAGGTATAAAAAAAGATGGCTATTGCGTTATCATAGAGGACGAAGGTATCGGAATTTCAAAAGAAGAGCTGATTAAAATTTTTGAACCTTTTTACAGGTCAGAAAAAGCAAAGCTTGAAGAAGGTTCGGGTCTTGGTCTTAGTATAAGCAAAGTTATAGCTAAAATCTTAGGTTGGGAATTAACCATTCATAGTGAACTTGACAGAGGAACTTCTGTAAAAATTTGTACAAAAAGTCATTAA
- a CDS encoding response regulator transcription factor, whose protein sequence is MRLLLVEDDKTLGRLIKKGLEEEGFLVDLVSNGATAEEYLNTENYEVIVLDLMLPEKDGLSILESLRNRGICTPVLILTAKGSVEDKIKGLNAGADDYLAKPFDFQELVARIKALIRRYHNVSKGMVSFGDVEVDLVNQNVKVKGKDVELTAMELKLLMMLALKSNRILSKTYIEQSLYGWEGSPDSNVIEVLISRLRKKLDPKGKYIKTVKGLGYILKI, encoded by the coding sequence ATGAGACTTTTATTGGTAGAAGATGATAAAACCTTAGGAAGGCTTATTAAGAAAGGTCTTGAAGAGGAAGGATTTTTGGTTGACTTAGTTTCTAATGGAGCTACAGCAGAAGAGTACTTGAATACAGAAAACTATGAAGTGATAGTTTTAGATTTGATGCTTCCTGAAAAGGATGGTCTAAGCATTCTAGAAAGCTTAAGAAATCGTGGAATTTGCACTCCAGTTTTGATACTCACCGCTAAAGGTTCTGTTGAAGACAAAATAAAAGGACTGAATGCAGGAGCTGATGATTATCTTGCAAAGCCGTTTGATTTTCAAGAGCTTGTTGCAAGAATAAAAGCTTTAATAAGACGCTATCATAATGTAAGCAAAGGCATGGTCTCCTTTGGTGATGTTGAAGTAGACTTAGTTAATCAAAATGTGAAAGTGAAAGGTAAAGATGTGGAGCTTACAGCTATGGAGCTAAAACTTTTAATGATGCTCGCCCTAAAGTCTAACAGAATTCTTTCTAAAACTTATATAGAACAAAGCTTATACGGATGGGAAGGATCTCCTGACAGCAATGTAATAGAAGTTTTAATAAGCAGATTGAGAAAAAAGCTTGACCCGAAAGGTAAGTACATCAAAACCGTTAAAGGATTAGGATATATACTTAAGATATGA
- a CDS encoding DHHA1 domain-containing protein: MKIIGLYHKNCTDGTTAAAVILKKFPDATVIPIEHNFKGEDFEQILGQIDENTIVYIVDFALKPEYLNKVLEKAKKVINLDHHISIKNILEEIKDPKFEFIFDNDKSGASLTWHYLFNTEPPEIIKYVEDKDIWKWQYGDITKYVNDYLFLITNKPEEVKELLDKDITEIIEKGKIINQYTTYLINTFVEKAKDLFIKVGNYKVRVYNTGLFQSEIGNLLATRYNEAVCLFSINGDYVKLSFRSLDNHNPSALDLAKLLNGGGHRNAAGASVSINEFCSMIMM; this comes from the coding sequence ATGAAAATTATCGGACTTTATCATAAAAATTGTACAGACGGAACTACAGCGGCGGCAGTGATACTAAAAAAATTTCCGGATGCAACCGTCATTCCAATAGAACACAACTTCAAAGGTGAAGATTTTGAGCAAATACTTGGGCAGATAGATGAAAATACAATAGTCTATATTGTAGATTTTGCATTAAAACCAGAGTATTTAAACAAAGTTTTAGAAAAAGCCAAGAAAGTAATAAATTTAGACCATCACATCAGCATAAAAAACATATTGGAGGAGATAAAAGACCCAAAATTTGAATTTATATTTGATAATGACAAATCAGGAGCATCTTTAACTTGGCATTATCTATTTAATACTGAGCCGCCAGAAATAATAAAATATGTAGAAGATAAAGATATATGGAAATGGCAGTATGGAGATATAACAAAATATGTTAATGATTATCTATTCCTAATCACCAATAAACCAGAAGAGGTAAAAGAGCTTTTAGATAAAGATATTACAGAAATTATAGAAAAAGGTAAAATAATAAATCAGTATACAACTTATTTAATCAACACCTTTGTAGAAAAAGCCAAAGACCTGTTTATAAAAGTAGGAAATTACAAAGTAAGAGTATACAACACTGGTTTATTTCAGTCTGAAATTGGAAATTTATTAGCTACTAGGTATAATGAAGCTGTTTGTCTTTTTTCAATCAATGGCGATTATGTGAAGTTGAGTTTTAGAAGTCTTGATAATCATAATCCGTCGGCTTTAGACCTTGCAAAATTACTAAATGGTGGCGGTCATAGAAATGCTGCTGGTGCATCTGTAAGCATTAACGAATTTTGCAGCATGATTATGATGTAG